The genomic segment CCGCTTGTGAACCGGTTTTTCCGGCGCGGTTTGGGGTAGTCCCAGTTGCGCGGTTTGTCGCTTACCCCAACCGAGTAGACAGGCAACAGGTTTGTCGGCTTGCTGCCGCTGTTTTGCGCATACGCATCGTTATTTTGTTCGTTCCCCGACTCTTTCATTTGCGATGACTGAAACGGACCATAGGCAAAGTGGGCGGCCGCATCCGCCGTTTGTTCGGTTTGTTCATTTTCGCTATTGTCGGCGCGCTCATCCTTATTTTTGTCGTTCTCATTGAAAAAATCGCTGAAACCGCGAAATTTGTCTTCTTCCATGTTGTTTCCCTCCCAAGCGGTATTAAAGTTCATGTTTCAATTTGTTCTCTACTGACATCTTGCCACCGCAACCTTAATCCTACATTAAAGAAAAGTGAACAACAGGTAAAACATGAAGGAGATTTTGGACGATCAATAGGCCGCCGCAATCGTATTTTACGAAAATGTACGGATGATGAGGTACCGGCGCTTATGCTTTCGCTATCGAAGATTCATATACAATAAGTAACACCATGTTGGAGGTGAACAATGTGCCGGAAATTCAGGCAAATAGCCGGGATGCGGCCGGGCAGGAGCCTGAACGGGCGAATGAGCAGAAAGATTGGCATGGCTATCCATCCCAGTGGGGATAAGAAAATTTACGATAAAGCGGAGGTACGCATATGATCGCAATCCTTTTTTTGCTTGGCGGCGGGTGCGCATTATTTTGGCTTTTAAAGCCTCCCGCAAAGCAAACCGCCACCGGTACGAATCCATTGCCTAAGTTATTGCGGGCCGAAAATGATTCGGCTTATATTACATCGACAAGGAGGCCCGACGCTTATGATGAGCAATTAATTACGAAATATTATTTCCCGAAAGAATCCATGCAAACAGAGACGAATTCCCTTGAATAGTCTGCAAACGCTACTCATGCTGTCCATATTCTTCGCAACAGTCTTCATGATGCTCTGGAGGCCGCGCAATATCAATGAAGCGATAACGACTTCCGTCGCGGCATCGGTCATATTTTTGCTTGGCATTGTTCCGCTCGCCGATATCGGCAACATTTTCGGGATCGTTAGCGGGGCGGCGATCACGATTCTTTCCACTATCGCCATGTCTATCGTCCTGGAGAGCATCGGTTTTTTTCGCTGGGCAGCCATTAACCTGGCGATTAAGGCGAACGGGTCCGGCATTATGTTGTTTTGGTACATTAACCTGCTGTGTTTTTTAATGACGCTTTTTTTTAACAACGACGGCAGTATTTTGATTACAACGCCGATTATCATCCAAACCTTGAATTTGCTCCGATTGGAGTCGCGGCAAAAGATCCCGTATTTAATCTCGGGCGCATTGGTGGCTACCGGTTCCAGCGCACCGATAGGCGTCAGCAATTTAGCCAATCTTATCGCGCTTCACATCGTCAAGCTGGATCTCAACACATACGCATCCATGATCTTCGTGCCTGCCATGCTCGGAATTGTTTGTATGGCTATACTGCTCTTCTTTTATTTCAAAAAAGTCATTCCCGTTCAAATTCCCACAGATATCGCCCACGCAAACAAGAGTTATGATGGACAAGCATCTATCGACTTCAAGCTGTTCCGCATTTGCCTCATGATTGTAATAGCTACCCGAATCAGCTTTTTCGCGCTGGCGCCGTTCGGGGTTCCGACCGAGTGGCCGGCGGTAATCGGCGCAACTCTACTAATCTTGATCAGATGGTATAAACGAAAAATCGGCGCGATCGATGTCATCAACAAAAGTCCCTGGCATATATTGGTGTTCGCTTTCAGCATGTATGTTATTGTGTTCGGCCTGCAGAACGTCGGAATGACAGATTTGATCATCAAGCACTTCAGCTCCTTGGCAAGAGAAGGCCCGCTCAACGCTATTTTGATTATGGGGATGCTGTTAACGGTTTTGTCCAATATTTGCAACAATCTTCCTTCCATCATGATCGGAACGCTGTCTATAACCGAAATGGGATTGGACATACCTTCCATGCAAGTGGCGTATCTTGGCAATGTAATAGGAGCGGATATCGGCTCCCTCATCTTGCCGATCGGCACATTGGCTTCATTAATTTGGATGCATACGCTAAGCCGTTACCAAGTTCCGATCAGTTGGGGGGAATATTTGAAAGTAACCATTGTCGTTATACCGATCAGCCTTGTCGCAAGCCTGTTAGGCCTTTATGCCTGGACTGAGCTGTTCTTTTTCTAAGCCGAATTGCCCGTTTCCCGCGGTGCAATAGCCAAACTTACGATGGGGCGCCTATTTCCCGATCCAGCCTTTGCGGTGGGCGTAAATCGCCAACTGCGTTCGGTCTTGCAGCGCGCACTTCAACAGCAAATTGCTGACATGGGTTTTAACGGTCTTCACGCTGATATGCAGCTCGGCGGAAATTTCCTTGTTGGATTTGCCTTCGGCAATCAACAGTAAAACTTCTTTCTCCCGGGACGTAAGCCCCTCCTCGTCCCCGGAACCGGATCGCTTTCGCAAACCGCGGGCAAGCGCTTGCGACACTTCCGTATTCATCACCGGCATGCCTTTGCAGGCGCCCTTGATGGCGTAAATCAACTCTTCCGCCGTGACCGTTTTCAGAGCGTAGCTGACCGCGCCCGCCTCAATCGCTTTTACAACCTTGTCATCTTCCAAAAAGCTGGTCAGGATCATGATCCTGATTCCGGGATAACGCTCCACGATCCTTTTGGTTGTTTCCACTCCGTCCATTTCCGGCATCATCAAATCCAGCAAAATGATATCCGGCAAATCGTCTTTCGTAAGGGCGGCAAGCACATCTAGCGCATTGCGCCCGTTATCCGCTTCCGCCACGATGCGAATGGTCGGCTCAATGGCCAAGTATGAACGCAAACCCAAACGAACCATATCATGATCATCGACAATCATTATTTTGATCGTATCCATTTAACTGTACCCGCCCTTAAAATTTTGGTATATGCACTTTCAACGTTGTTCCCGATCCAGGGTTGCTGAAAAGCTCCATATCTCCGCCAAGCTTCATTGCGCGTTCCCGCATCGTGGTCAATCCATACGAGCCTTGCTTCGTCTGGTTGCGGTCAAATCCTATGCCGTCGTCGCTGATGACAAGGAAATAGCGATGCGGATATTCGTGCAAAGACAGCGTCACGAAATTTGCCTGGGCATGCTTGACGACATTGGCCAGCCCCTCCTGAATGATCAAAAACAGTTGCTGCTCCTTCACTTCGGGCAAACTCCCGGAAAGCGCAATATCCAGGCTGCCCTGCAATCCGTTTTGCCGGCAGTAATCGGGAAACCATTTGTCGAGAGCCTCCGCCAGCG from the Bacilli bacterium genome contains:
- a CDS encoding arsenic transporter, whose product is MNSLQTLLMLSIFFATVFMMLWRPRNINEAITTSVAASVIFLLGIVPLADIGNIFGIVSGAAITILSTIAMSIVLESIGFFRWAAINLAIKANGSGIMLFWYINLLCFLMTLFFNNDGSILITTPIIIQTLNLLRLESRQKIPYLISGALVATGSSAPIGVSNLANLIALHIVKLDLNTYASMIFVPAMLGIVCMAILLFFYFKKVIPVQIPTDIAHANKSYDGQASIDFKLFRICLMIVIATRISFFALAPFGVPTEWPAVIGATLLILIRWYKRKIGAIDVINKSPWHILVFAFSMYVIVFGLQNVGMTDLIIKHFSSLAREGPLNAILIMGMLLTVLSNICNNLPSIMIGTLSITEMGLDIPSMQVAYLGNVIGADIGSLILPIGTLASLIWMHTLSRYQVPISWGEYLKVTIVVIPISLVASLLGLYAWTELFFF
- a CDS encoding response regulator transcription factor, with protein sequence MDTIKIMIVDDHDMVRLGLRSYLAIEPTIRIVAEADNGRNALDVLAALTKDDLPDIILLDLMMPEMDGVETTKRIVERYPGIRIMILTSFLEDDKVVKAIEAGAVSYALKTVTAEELIYAIKGACKGMPVMNTEVSQALARGLRKRSGSGDEEGLTSREKEVLLLIAEGKSNKEISAELHISVKTVKTHVSNLLLKCALQDRTQLAIYAHRKGWIGK